The uncultured Bacteroides sp. DNA segment AGATGATGAAAAGCGTTGGCCGGTAGCAATGATTCAACGAGAGGAGCATGACGGTCCCAGGTGTTACTACATTGAAGGCGAAGAGATTCATATTGTTGGCGAGCAGATTGATAAAAAACTGCCTCGTGAAGATTTCTTGGCAGTAGCCGAATTGATTTTGAGTGCCATTAAATCTTCTTCGGAAGAGGAAGTAGCTTCTCCTGATGGGGTAGAGGAGTTTCTGGATGAAGCTTCCATCTTCGATTTAGAAGCAAAAACAGAGGATCGTACCGATTTTTCCGTTGCTTTTTGGCATTCGGACGCACCACTTACGGGTTTTAATGTGCGCTCTCGTTTGGGGAAGATGAATCCGTTGCTCGATGGCGGACGTTCTGCCAACCTGAAGTTCGAACTCTCCGGAGTGAAGTTTGCCACACCCACGGTGAGCAAAGTAAATGCCTTGGAAACTCAAAACGAAGTAGCCGACCGCATGATGCTGATAGAACGACTAGGTGGGGTGTTGAAATATACTGATGTGGCCGATCGTGTTTTTCGTAGCAATCTGTTGATGATCGACTTACATTTTCCTCGTTTGTTGGCAGAGATGCTTCGTACAATGCAAGTAGATGGTATGAATCGCATCAACGAG contains these protein-coding regions:
- a CDS encoding HpaII family restriction endonuclease, translated to MAFEATKKEWSELYTFFRLLADGYVCLGTPQGKRDDEKRWPVAMIQREEHDGPRCYYIEGEEIHIVGEQIDKKLPREDFLAVAELILSAIKSSSEEEVASPDGVEEFLDEASIFDLEAKTEDRTDFSVAFWHSDAPLTGFNVRSRLGKMNPLLDGGRSANLKFELSGVKFATPTVSKVNALETQNEVADRMMLIERLGGVLKYTDVADRVFRSNLLMIDLHFPRLLAEMLRTMQVDGMNRINELTELMKTVNPLKIKEELIVKHGFYEFKMKQFLLTLALGMRPAKIYNGMDSAVEGFLILDGSGEILCYHKSEKKTFEDFLFLNSRFEKGSTVKDKYGLLERENGIYYFKLNTKIGLVKR